A stretch of Bradyrhizobium sp. CCBAU 53338 DNA encodes these proteins:
- a CDS encoding hydroxymethylglutaryl-CoA lyase, with product MSEPVRIIEMGPRDGLQNEKTPVSVEARIAFIEALVAAGLDTVEVGAFVSPKAIPQMASSDAVLRGVSQIKNAEFHVLVPNEKGYDAARAAGAKVVSVFAAASEGFSRANINCTVAESIERFKPVLARAKADGVPVRGYISCVLGCPFDGEIKPKAVADLASTLWELGCYEISLGDTIGVGTPDKAKEMLRAVSANIPPAKLAMHFHDTYGQALANLYAGMEEGVRVIDAAAGGLGGCPYAPGATGNVATEDVVYMLEGMGVKTGVDMEKLLAATNAMSVVLGKPPVSRVASALNAKKKRAAS from the coding sequence ATGAGCGAACCCGTCCGCATCATCGAGATGGGGCCGCGCGACGGCCTCCAGAACGAGAAGACGCCTGTGAGCGTCGAGGCTCGCATCGCCTTCATCGAGGCGCTGGTCGCCGCCGGGCTCGATACGGTTGAGGTCGGCGCGTTCGTCTCGCCCAAGGCGATCCCTCAGATGGCAAGCTCGGACGCCGTGCTGCGCGGCGTGAGCCAGATCAAGAACGCCGAATTCCACGTGCTGGTGCCGAACGAGAAGGGCTATGACGCCGCCCGCGCCGCGGGCGCGAAAGTGGTGTCTGTGTTCGCCGCAGCCTCGGAAGGCTTTTCGCGCGCCAACATCAATTGCACCGTCGCGGAATCCATCGAGCGGTTCAAGCCGGTGCTGGCGCGTGCCAAGGCCGACGGCGTCCCGGTGCGCGGCTATATCTCCTGCGTGCTCGGCTGTCCTTTCGACGGCGAGATCAAGCCGAAGGCGGTCGCAGATCTTGCGAGCACGCTGTGGGAGCTCGGCTGCTACGAGATCTCGCTCGGCGATACCATCGGCGTCGGCACGCCCGACAAGGCGAAGGAGATGCTGCGCGCGGTCAGCGCCAATATCCCGCCGGCAAAACTCGCGATGCATTTCCACGACACTTACGGTCAGGCGCTCGCCAATCTCTATGCCGGGATGGAGGAGGGTGTCCGGGTCATCGATGCCGCCGCCGGTGGGCTCGGCGGCTGTCCCTATGCGCCCGGCGCGACCGGCAATGTCGCGACCGAAGACGTCGTCTACATGCTTGAGGGCATGGGCGTGAAGACCGGCGTCGACATGGAGAAGCTGCTGGCGGCGACCAACGCGATGAGTGTCGTGCTGGGCAAGCCGCCCGTGAGCCGCGTGGCCTCTGCGCTGAACGCGAAGAAGAAGCGGGCCGCCTCCTAG
- a CDS encoding acetyl/propionyl/methylcrotonyl-CoA carboxylase subunit alpha has protein sequence MDRSKLYRRFRTLLIANRGEIACRVIRTARAMGLRTVAVYSEADRDAMHVALADEAVLLGPARARDSYLDVERLIEAARKTGAEAVHPGYGFLSENAEFAQACLDAGLVFVGPTAEMMTAMGSKSGSKALMEKAGVPLVPGYHGEAQDDATLAKAADKIGFPILVKASAGGGGRGMRIVRSAAELAPAIVSAKREAKAAFGDDRMLIEKYVDNPRHIEVQIIGDSHGNLLSLFERECTLQRRHQKVIEEAPSPTLNAAQRETVCAAARKAAGAVSYVGAGTIEFVSDGKDVFFIEMNTRLQVEHPVTELITGIDLVEWQLRVAFGEALPMRQDEIKLNGHAIEARVYAENPTRNFMPSVGRISTWRLPAETGGLRIDAGYREGDSVSPYYDAMLAKMIAWAPTRDVAIDRLNRGLEDSDVRGIVTNIPFLSALITHPKVRANAIDTGFIERELAVLTQAPSAPGELELCAAVAAIVNDERQVALGEAASPWQIFGWQPVGRRQRNFAFRVGHGSEQKITLNYGSGPSTLVIGERELAFTVAPKDGGFDLTLDGVKSSVAVVIDGHELYLRTRNGRFDLHWVDPFGGESEEHVGEDKIAAPLPGTVVAVLAEEGAELEKGAPILTLEVMKMEQTLRAPYAGVLKSIKCKVGDIVQEGIELAVVEASGE, from the coding sequence ATGGACCGCTCAAAGCTCTACCGCCGTTTTCGCACGCTCCTGATCGCCAACCGGGGCGAGATCGCCTGCCGCGTGATCCGCACCGCGCGCGCCATGGGTCTGCGCACGGTGGCGGTCTATTCCGAAGCCGATCGCGATGCGATGCATGTCGCGCTCGCGGACGAGGCCGTGCTGCTCGGGCCTGCGCGCGCCCGCGACAGCTACCTCGATGTCGAGCGGCTGATCGAGGCCGCGCGCAAGACCGGCGCCGAGGCCGTGCATCCCGGCTACGGCTTCCTGTCGGAGAACGCCGAGTTCGCGCAGGCCTGCCTCGATGCCGGCCTCGTGTTCGTCGGCCCGACCGCCGAGATGATGACGGCGATGGGCTCGAAGTCAGGCTCGAAAGCACTGATGGAGAAGGCGGGCGTCCCGCTGGTGCCCGGCTATCACGGCGAGGCCCAGGACGATGCGACGCTGGCGAAGGCCGCCGACAAGATCGGATTCCCGATCCTGGTCAAGGCGTCCGCCGGCGGCGGCGGTCGCGGCATGCGCATCGTGCGCTCGGCGGCCGAGCTTGCGCCGGCCATCGTCAGCGCCAAGCGCGAGGCCAAGGCGGCATTCGGCGACGACCGCATGCTGATCGAAAAATATGTCGACAATCCCCGCCATATCGAGGTGCAGATCATCGGCGACAGCCACGGCAATCTGCTCTCGCTGTTCGAGCGCGAATGCACCTTGCAGCGCCGGCACCAGAAGGTGATCGAGGAGGCGCCGTCGCCGACGCTCAATGCGGCCCAGCGCGAGACGGTCTGTGCCGCCGCGCGGAAGGCGGCGGGTGCGGTGAGCTATGTCGGCGCCGGCACGATCGAGTTCGTCTCCGACGGCAAGGACGTGTTCTTCATCGAGATGAACACACGCCTCCAGGTCGAGCATCCCGTGACCGAATTGATCACGGGGATCGACCTCGTCGAATGGCAGCTGCGTGTCGCCTTCGGCGAGGCGCTGCCCATGAGACAGGACGAGATCAAGCTCAACGGCCATGCCATCGAGGCGCGCGTCTACGCGGAGAATCCGACGAGGAATTTCATGCCGTCGGTCGGCAGGATCTCGACATGGCGTTTGCCGGCCGAGACCGGCGGCCTGCGCATCGATGCCGGCTATCGCGAGGGCGATAGCGTCTCGCCGTATTACGATGCGATGCTCGCCAAAATGATCGCATGGGCGCCGACGCGCGATGTCGCGATCGATCGGCTCAACCGCGGCCTGGAAGATTCCGATGTCCGCGGCATCGTCACCAATATCCCGTTCCTGTCGGCGCTGATCACGCATCCGAAGGTGCGGGCGAATGCGATCGACACCGGCTTCATCGAGCGCGAGCTGGCGGTGCTGACGCAGGCCCCGTCGGCGCCCGGCGAGCTCGAGCTGTGTGCCGCGGTTGCCGCAATCGTCAATGACGAGCGACAGGTAGCGCTAGGTGAGGCGGCGTCACCCTGGCAGATCTTTGGCTGGCAGCCGGTCGGCCGCCGCCAGCGCAATTTTGCGTTCCGCGTCGGGCATGGGTCCGAGCAGAAGATCACGCTGAACTATGGCAGCGGCCCGTCGACGCTCGTTATCGGCGAGCGTGAGCTGGCGTTCACGGTTGCGCCGAAGGATGGCGGCTTCGATCTGACGCTGGATGGCGTCAAGTCCTCCGTTGCCGTCGTGATCGACGGTCACGAGCTCTACTTGCGTACACGCAACGGCCGCTTCGACCTGCACTGGGTCGATCCGTTCGGCGGCGAGAGCGAGGAGCATGTCGGCGAAGACAAGATCGCGGCGCCGCTGCCGGGCACCGTCGTCGCCGTGCTGGCCGAGGAGGGCGCCGAGCTCGAGAAGGGCGCCCCCATTCTCACGCTGGAAGTGATGAAAATGGAGCAGACGCTGCGGGCGCCCTATGCCGGTGTGCTGAAATCGATCAAGTGCAAGGTCGGCGATATCGTTCAGGAAGGCATCGAGCTCGCTGTGGTCGAGGCTTCCGGGGAGTGA
- a CDS encoding carboxyl transferase domain-containing protein produces the protein MPLHSSIDPSSQDFARNSESMRALVADLREKLAQVAGGGGEASRNRHTSRGKMLARERVDLLVDPGTSFLELSPLAAHGLYGGDVHSASVVTGVGRISGRECVIVANDATIKGGTYYPMTVKKHLRAQDVARQNNLPCVYMVDSGGAFLPLQDEIFPDERHFGRIFYNQAQMSSQGIPQIAIVMGSCTAGGAYVPAMSDESIIVRNQGTIFLGGPPLVKAATGEVVSAEELGGADVHSRQSGVTDHYAQNDAHAIGIARRIVGTLKPSARPNLNMHPPRDPLFAAEEIYGVVPVDGRKPFDVRDIIARVVDGSEFDEFKKLYGTTLVCGFAHIWGYPVGIIANNGILFSESSLKGAHFIELCCQRGIPLVFLQNITGFMVGKKYEAGGIARDGAKLVTAVATASVPKFTVVIGGSYGAGNYGMCGRAYSPRFLWMWPNARISVMGGEQASMVLSQVRRDNIEAKGDSWSKEAEDKFRKPIRDQYESQGHPYYATARLWDDGVIDPADTRLVLGLGLSAASNAPIEPTKFGLFRM, from the coding sequence ATGCCGCTCCATTCCAGCATCGATCCATCCTCCCAGGATTTCGCGCGCAATTCCGAATCCATGCGGGCGCTCGTCGCGGATTTGCGCGAGAAGCTCGCCCAGGTCGCCGGCGGCGGCGGCGAGGCCTCGCGCAACCGCCACACCTCGCGCGGCAAGATGCTGGCGCGCGAGCGCGTCGATCTCCTGGTCGATCCCGGCACCTCGTTCCTGGAACTGTCGCCGCTCGCGGCCCATGGCCTCTATGGCGGCGACGTACATTCGGCGAGCGTCGTCACCGGCGTCGGGCGCATTTCGGGGCGCGAGTGCGTCATCGTCGCCAATGATGCCACCATCAAGGGCGGCACCTACTATCCGATGACGGTGAAGAAGCATCTGCGTGCGCAGGACGTCGCGCGGCAGAACAATCTGCCCTGCGTCTACATGGTCGATTCCGGCGGCGCCTTCCTGCCGCTACAGGACGAGATCTTTCCGGACGAGCGCCATTTCGGCCGCATCTTCTACAACCAGGCCCAGATGTCCTCGCAGGGCATCCCGCAGATCGCCATCGTGATGGGCTCCTGCACCGCCGGCGGCGCCTACGTGCCTGCGATGTCGGACGAGAGTATCATCGTGCGCAACCAGGGCACCATCTTCCTCGGCGGCCCGCCGCTGGTGAAGGCTGCGACCGGCGAGGTCGTCAGCGCCGAAGAGCTCGGCGGGGCCGACGTGCATTCGCGACAATCGGGCGTGACCGACCACTATGCCCAGAACGATGCTCACGCGATCGGCATCGCGCGTCGCATCGTCGGTACGCTGAAGCCGTCTGCGCGGCCAAACCTCAACATGCATCCGCCGCGCGATCCGCTGTTTGCGGCCGAGGAGATCTACGGCGTGGTGCCCGTGGATGGCAGAAAGCCGTTCGACGTGCGCGATATCATTGCTCGCGTAGTAGACGGTTCCGAGTTCGACGAGTTCAAGAAACTCTATGGCACGACGCTGGTGTGTGGCTTCGCGCACATCTGGGGCTACCCGGTCGGCATCATCGCCAACAACGGCATCCTCTTCAGCGAAAGTTCGCTGAAAGGCGCGCATTTCATCGAGCTGTGCTGCCAGCGCGGCATTCCGCTGGTGTTCCTGCAGAACATCACCGGCTTCATGGTCGGCAAGAAATACGAGGCCGGCGGCATTGCGCGCGACGGCGCCAAGCTGGTGACGGCGGTCGCGACCGCCTCGGTTCCGAAATTCACCGTGGTGATCGGCGGCTCCTACGGCGCCGGCAATTACGGCATGTGCGGCCGTGCTTATTCACCGCGCTTTCTGTGGATGTGGCCGAACGCACGCATCTCGGTGATGGGCGGCGAGCAGGCCTCGATGGTGCTGAGTCAGGTCCGCCGCGACAATATCGAGGCCAAGGGCGATAGCTGGTCGAAGGAGGCGGAGGACAAATTCCGCAAGCCGATCCGCGACCAATATGAGAGCCAGGGGCATCCCTATTACGCGACCGCGCGGCTGTGGGACGACGGCGTGATCGACCCGGCCGACACTCGCCTCGTGCTCGGCCTTGGCCTTTCGGCGGCGTCGAATGCGCCGATCGAGCCGACGAAGTTCGGCCTGTTCAGGATGTGA
- a CDS encoding isovaleryl-CoA dehydrogenase — protein MNIPSIDFDLGEDIGMLRDTVRAFVEAEVAPRAAEVEKANLFPADLWKRFGDLGLLGMTAPEQYGGSNMGYLAHVVAMEEISRGSAAVGLSYGAHSNLCVNQIRRNGNDAQRQRYLPKLISGEYVGALAMSEPGAGSDVVSMKLRADKRGDRYVLNGSKMWITNGGDADVLVVYAKTDPEAGPRGMTAFLIEKGFKGFTHGQHLDKLGMRGSNTYPLFFDECEVPAENVLGNVGEGVKVLMSGLDYERAVLSGGPLGIMAACMDAVVPYMHERKQFGQPIGDFQLMQGKLADMYSTWQATRAYVYAVGKACDRANHARTLRKDAAAAILYSAEKATWMAGEAIQALGGVGYTSEFPVGRLWRDAKLYEIGAGTSEVRRMLIGRELMSETA, from the coding sequence GTGAACATCCCGAGCATCGACTTCGATCTGGGCGAAGACATCGGCATGCTGCGCGATACCGTGCGCGCCTTCGTGGAAGCGGAGGTCGCCCCGCGCGCCGCCGAGGTCGAAAAGGCAAACCTGTTCCCGGCCGATCTCTGGAAGCGCTTCGGCGATCTCGGCCTGCTCGGCATGACCGCGCCGGAGCAATATGGCGGGTCCAACATGGGCTACCTCGCCCATGTCGTCGCCATGGAGGAGATTTCGCGTGGCTCGGCCGCGGTCGGGCTGTCCTACGGCGCCCATTCCAACCTCTGCGTCAACCAGATCCGCCGCAACGGCAATGATGCGCAGCGACAGCGCTATCTGCCGAAGCTGATCTCCGGCGAATATGTCGGTGCGCTCGCGATGTCCGAGCCGGGTGCCGGCTCCGACGTGGTGTCGATGAAGCTGCGCGCCGACAAGCGCGGCGACCGCTACGTGCTCAACGGCTCGAAGATGTGGATCACCAATGGCGGCGATGCCGACGTGCTGGTGGTCTACGCCAAGACCGATCCCGAGGCCGGCCCGCGCGGCATGACCGCCTTCCTGATCGAGAAAGGCTTCAAGGGTTTTACGCATGGCCAGCATCTCGACAAGCTGGGCATGCGCGGCTCCAACACTTATCCGCTGTTCTTCGACGAGTGCGAGGTACCGGCAGAGAACGTGCTCGGCAATGTCGGCGAGGGCGTCAAGGTGCTGATGTCCGGTCTCGACTATGAGCGCGCGGTGCTGTCTGGCGGCCCGCTCGGCATCATGGCGGCCTGCATGGATGCGGTGGTGCCCTACATGCACGAGCGCAAGCAGTTCGGCCAGCCGATCGGCGATTTCCAGCTGATGCAGGGCAAGCTCGCCGACATGTATTCGACCTGGCAGGCCACGCGCGCCTATGTCTATGCCGTGGGCAAGGCCTGCGATCGCGCCAATCACGCGCGCACGCTGCGCAAGGACGCGGCGGCTGCGATCCTGTATTCCGCGGAGAAGGCGACCTGGATGGCCGGCGAGGCGATCCAGGCACTCGGCGGCGTCGGCTACACCAGCGAGTTTCCGGTCGGCCGGCTCTGGCGCGACGCCAAGCTGTACGAGATCGGGGCGGGTACGTCCGAGGTGCGGCGCATGCTGATCGGCCGCGAGCTGATGTCGGAAACCGCTTAA
- a CDS encoding AraC family transcriptional regulator yields the protein MTFQAATATPRRAMTPVAFVRGVVAAYRRYGRDPAEALARGQVQPDVEGSTDGRVTAAQFEALAGHAMRELDDEALGWFSRRLPWGTYGMLCRASITAPNLEVALKRWCRHHRLLTEDVLFELAVSGETATVSLREQRDLGPLREFCLVTLLRYVLGFSCWAVDSAIALSAAEFPYPEPGHVSVYPTIFCKHVRFDADGARIVFDKHYLSLPLTRSAADLDNMLKGALRLTVLPYRRDRLLVERVRRVLREARGRILGAEDVASELALSTRTMHRRLREEATSLRELKEEAKLELAKQELMRGRTPIKRIAEIAGFRNEKSFSRAFRTWTGASPREFRGRYR from the coding sequence ATGACCTTTCAGGCCGCAACCGCCACGCCCCGCCGTGCCATGACCCCTGTCGCCTTCGTCCGCGGCGTGGTCGCGGCCTATCGCCGTTACGGGCGGGATCCGGCCGAGGCGCTAGCCAGGGGACAGGTCCAGCCCGACGTGGAGGGATCGACCGATGGGCGGGTCACGGCGGCCCAGTTCGAAGCGCTGGCGGGCCACGCCATGCGCGAGCTCGACGACGAGGCGCTCGGCTGGTTTTCGCGCAGGCTGCCGTGGGGCACCTACGGCATGCTGTGCCGCGCCTCGATCACCGCACCCAATCTCGAAGTGGCGCTCAAGCGCTGGTGCCGGCATCACCGCCTGCTGACCGAGGACGTGCTGTTCGAGCTCGCGGTCAGCGGCGAGACCGCGACCGTCTCCCTTCGCGAGCAGCGCGATCTCGGACCCTTACGCGAATTCTGCCTCGTCACCCTGCTCCGCTATGTCCTCGGATTCTCCTGTTGGGCGGTGGATTCCGCGATCGCGCTCAGCGCCGCGGAATTCCCGTATCCAGAGCCCGGCCACGTCTCGGTCTATCCGACCATCTTCTGCAAGCATGTCCGCTTCGATGCGGACGGTGCCCGCATCGTCTTCGACAAGCATTACCTCTCGCTGCCGCTGACCCGCAGCGCCGCCGACCTCGACAACATGCTCAAGGGCGCGCTGCGGCTGACCGTGCTGCCCTATCGCCGCGACCGGCTGCTGGTCGAGCGCGTCAGGCGCGTGCTGCGCGAGGCGCGCGGGCGTATCCTGGGCGCGGAGGATGTCGCCAGCGAGCTCGCGCTCTCCACCCGCACCATGCACCGCCGCCTGCGCGAGGAAGCCACCTCGCTGCGCGAACTCAAGGAAGAGGCAAAACTCGAGCTCGCCAAGCAGGAGCTGATGCGCGGCCGCACCCCGATCAAGCGGATCGCGGAGATCGCCGGCTTCCGAAACGAAAAGAGCTTTTCGCGGGCCTTCCGCACCTGGACCGGCGCCAGCCCGCGCGAGTTTCGTGGCCGCTATCGCTGA
- a CDS encoding Lrp/AsnC family transcriptional regulator, translated as MAGRDQLDGIDLKILSELQQDGRVRNNELALRVGVSAPNCLRRLKSLFGRGVIRAVRAVIDERLLGYEVVSFVSIQLGSQAQPVLEAFEGSIAAIPRIQQCWRISGDTDYLLKCVAPSVESMRQQLLHFAAMPNVKNVRSFPVLGVAKDVPLPVQELAAAAAG; from the coding sequence ATGGCCGGGCGTGACCAGCTCGACGGCATCGATCTGAAGATACTCTCCGAGCTGCAGCAGGACGGGCGCGTTCGCAACAACGAGCTGGCGCTGCGCGTCGGCGTATCCGCGCCGAACTGCCTGCGGCGGCTCAAATCGCTGTTCGGCCGCGGCGTGATCCGTGCGGTCCGTGCCGTCATCGACGAACGGCTGCTCGGCTATGAGGTGGTGTCGTTCGTCTCGATCCAGCTCGGCAGCCAGGCCCAGCCGGTGCTCGAGGCGTTCGAGGGCTCGATAGCCGCGATCCCGCGGATCCAGCAGTGCTGGCGGATATCCGGCGACACCGACTATCTCCTCAAATGCGTGGCGCCGAGCGTCGAGAGCATGCGCCAGCAGCTTCTGCATTTCGCCGCCATGCCCAACGTCAAGAACGTCCGCAGCTTTCCCGTGCTCGGCGTCGCCAAGGACGTACCGCTGCCGGTGCAGGAGCTCGCGGCTGCGGCGGCAGGATAG
- a CDS encoding ETC complex I subunit, whose product MTARIFKPAKNAMQSGRSKTKEWQLDYEPEQPRAVEPLMGWTSSGDMKQQITLRFHTRDEAVAYCERKGIAYQVIEPQESLHRQVAYADNFSFRRGEPWTH is encoded by the coding sequence ATGACCGCACGCATTTTCAAGCCCGCCAAGAACGCGATGCAATCCGGCCGGTCCAAGACCAAGGAATGGCAGCTCGACTACGAGCCGGAGCAGCCGCGCGCGGTCGAGCCGCTGATGGGCTGGACCTCGTCCGGCGACATGAAGCAGCAGATCACGCTGCGCTTCCACACCAGGGACGAGGCGGTCGCCTATTGCGAGCGCAAGGGCATCGCCTACCAGGTGATCGAGCCCCAGGAATCCCTGCACCGCCAGGTCGCCTACGCCGACAATTTCTCCTTCCGCCGCGGCGAGCCCTGGACGCACTGA
- a CDS encoding OpgC domain-containing protein, protein MAFLNINATLPEKGRDLRLDLFRGIANWAIFLDHIPDNVVNWITTRNYGFSDAADLFVFISGYTASFVYARMMLERGFVVGATRLTKRVWQLYVAHIILFVIYIASISYLALRFGDSEMINEFNVAGLVDNATETLRQGLFLRFKPLNLDVLPLYIVLMGLFPPVLWFMLRKPDLTMAVSIILWLTARHFGLNLNAYPAGQWYFNPYCWQVLFVFGAWCAMGGARRSMTLINSPITLWFCIAYLLFALVMTMAGRFPTFGGMFPEWLFSAFNPNDKTNLAPYRFIHFVVIVIMVIRFVPKEWPGLEWKIFDPVIVCGQQSLAVFCVGVFLSFVGHFELSMSSGSLFAQLFVSIAGIAIMTTVAYYISWSKRQDKPLKPPPAKPAAPPAATKAAEKAA, encoded by the coding sequence ATGGCCTTCCTGAACATCAACGCCACGCTCCCCGAAAAGGGCCGCGACCTCAGGCTCGACCTGTTTCGCGGCATCGCCAACTGGGCGATCTTCCTCGACCACATCCCCGACAACGTCGTGAACTGGATCACGACGCGGAATTACGGCTTTTCGGACGCAGCCGACCTGTTCGTCTTCATCTCCGGCTACACCGCCTCCTTCGTCTATGCGCGGATGATGCTGGAGCGCGGCTTCGTGGTCGGCGCGACGCGCCTGACCAAGCGGGTGTGGCAGCTCTACGTCGCCCACATCATCCTGTTCGTGATCTACATCGCCTCGATCAGCTATCTGGCGCTGCGCTTCGGCGATTCCGAGATGATCAACGAGTTCAACGTCGCAGGCCTCGTCGACAATGCCACCGAGACGTTGCGCCAGGGCCTGTTCCTGCGCTTCAAACCGCTCAATCTCGACGTGCTGCCGCTCTACATCGTGCTGATGGGCCTGTTTCCGCCGGTGCTGTGGTTCATGCTGCGAAAGCCCGATCTGACGATGGCAGTCTCCATCATCCTGTGGCTGACCGCGCGCCACTTCGGCCTGAACCTCAACGCCTATCCGGCCGGCCAGTGGTACTTCAACCCCTATTGCTGGCAGGTGCTGTTCGTGTTCGGCGCCTGGTGTGCGATGGGCGGCGCACGCCGCTCGATGACGCTGATCAACTCGCCGATCACGCTCTGGTTCTGCATTGCCTATCTGCTGTTCGCGCTGGTCATGACCATGGCCGGCCGCTTCCCCACCTTCGGCGGCATGTTTCCGGAATGGCTGTTCTCGGCGTTCAACCCGAACGACAAGACCAATCTGGCGCCCTACCGCTTCATCCACTTCGTCGTGATCGTGATCATGGTGATCCGCTTCGTGCCGAAGGAGTGGCCGGGCCTGGAGTGGAAGATCTTCGACCCTGTGATCGTGTGCGGCCAGCAATCGCTCGCCGTGTTCTGCGTCGGCGTGTTCCTGTCCTTCGTCGGCCATTTCGAGTTGTCGATGAGCTCGGGCTCGCTGTTCGCCCAGCTGTTCGTCTCCATCGCGGGCATCGCCATCATGACGACGGTCGCCTACTACATCTCCTGGTCGAAGCGACAGGACAAGCCGCTGAAGCCGCCGCCGGCGAAGCCCGCAGCTCCTCCGGCCGCCACCAAGGCTGCCGAGAAGGCCGCCTGA
- a CDS encoding RNA-binding protein → MNFREPTETNEQAAGQGDVVSQIDTTEKLSEVVAPRTSLFALFWLGVAAIAMMGWICALGWLAWHLVDWLLS, encoded by the coding sequence GTGAATTTTCGTGAACCTACAGAGACCAACGAACAGGCCGCCGGCCAAGGGGATGTTGTGAGTCAAATCGATACGACCGAGAAACTGTCCGAGGTAGTGGCGCCCCGGACATCGCTGTTTGCACTGTTCTGGCTGGGGGTCGCGGCAATCGCGATGATGGGGTGGATTTGCGCGCTGGGCTGGCTCGCCTGGCATCTGGTCGACTGGCTGTTATCCTGA
- a CDS encoding DUF192 domain-containing protein, protein MSFDRKTAWSVAGCWLAAALVIVGFAVSGAPVRAASFQPLEIVTRNGVQVFSVEMATTEEEKQTGLMYRKELADGKGMLFDFNPEQEVSMWMKNTYVSLDMIFIRADGRILRIAENTEPLSTRIISSKGPARAVLEVVAGTAQKYGIRPGDRVGHPLFGSK, encoded by the coding sequence ATGAGCTTTGATCGAAAGACCGCCTGGTCCGTTGCCGGGTGCTGGCTTGCCGCCGCTCTCGTCATTGTCGGGTTCGCCGTTTCAGGCGCGCCCGTCCGCGCCGCCAGCTTCCAGCCGCTCGAGATCGTCACCAGGAACGGCGTCCAGGTGTTCTCGGTGGAGATGGCGACCACGGAGGAGGAGAAGCAGACCGGGCTGATGTACCGCAAGGAATTGGCGGACGGCAAAGGCATGCTGTTCGACTTCAATCCCGAGCAGGAAGTATCGATGTGGATGAAGAACACCTATGTCTCGCTCGACATGATCTTCATTCGCGCCGACGGCCGCATCCTGCGCATCGCGGAAAACACCGAGCCGCTCTCGACCAGGATCATCTCGTCAAAAGGGCCCGCCCGCGCGGTGCTGGAGGTGGTGGCGGGAACAGCGCAGAAATACGGCATCCGCCCCGGCGATCGGGTCGGTCATCCCCTGTTCGGCAGCAAATAG
- a CDS encoding cold-shock protein → MGSSDGFESKKLGVPASAEHGAGRDSALSPFTGLGEGSANLVEVHGVIKWFDASKGYGFIVPDNGWADVLLHVTVLRRDGFQTAYEGARIVVECIQRAKGYQAFRVVSMDESTAIHPAQMLPPRTHVTVTATSGLERAQVKWFNRLRGFGFLTCGEGTPDIFVHMETLRRFGMTELRPGQYVLVRFGPGSKGMMAAEIHPETGSPGLQSH, encoded by the coding sequence ATGGGGTCGTCGGACGGATTTGAGTCCAAGAAGCTGGGAGTTCCGGCGTCAGCCGAGCACGGCGCCGGTCGCGACAGCGCACTCAGTCCCTTCACCGGGTTAGGTGAGGGCAGCGCCAACCTCGTCGAGGTTCATGGCGTCATCAAATGGTTCGACGCCTCAAAGGGCTACGGTTTCATCGTTCCCGACAATGGCTGGGCCGACGTGCTCCTGCACGTTACCGTGCTTAGGCGCGACGGCTTCCAGACCGCCTACGAGGGCGCCCGCATCGTCGTCGAGTGCATCCAGCGCGCCAAGGGCTACCAGGCCTTCCGCGTGGTCTCGATGGACGAGTCGACCGCGATCCATCCCGCGCAGATGCTGCCGCCGCGCACCCACGTCACGGTGACCGCGACCAGCGGCCTCGAGCGGGCCCAGGTCAAATGGTTCAATCGTCTGCGCGGCTTCGGCTTCCTGACTTGCGGGGAGGGCACCCCCGACATCTTCGTTCACATGGAGACCCTGCGTCGCTTCGGCATGACCGAGCTGCGGCCGGGCCAGTACGTGCTGGTCCGCTTCGGGCCGGGCTCCAAGGGCATGATGGCGGCCGAGATTCATCCCGAGACTGGATCGCCGGGCCTCCAGTCGCATTAG